The Leptospira sp. WS39.C2 genome contains a region encoding:
- a CDS encoding transglycosylase SLT domain-containing protein — protein sequence MRHFWLASRILLFFTTSLFAETDLHYFIKSHQWGQIESHFRNTTPSRESEVYTLIEFHEKSPNGDKEKRFRYLLSLIRGVFVTDANEEEVRKILTQTMPFQTTLFKLSYWKLYNEITAKNYLTPQERILFLNRLNMEEDPICRRVLDEQIRLLAASNQWKEITDKIQSIQDSHKRYLLTGDSLYRYGKAKLILGDEKGAIEEWLSCLQKEGLLDQTVQMIASDWSKYKGSGSILQLNPSEITLFLPAINSNDKEALFRSRPELFSSRLNYYEGFKHLTSVLTKVGKTNELFRVLRANKSFVDMDSSWIVTLADTLYQQNKFQQAIELLKSFPGKDAGYYRVLAASYDRLGDKELYFENLILYLGKYPFNLFYQDRLIEYLVERKGEKSHYAPLAKFERALAEIPNLPVKGRLVYWYLRSLKENGETERLKKELKRYYALCPGSYYTRVIREEFLSTIKESNKPENPTYNKEYLFEYLSYTAGIPEESSALIGRNLGFVYPKDSYELGNKLGGMSSRIQGHKLLNLAKEYFRVGEDSLGLHLVNFHVKRENLSEDEKDEILVGIGDLTRNTYYSAFHTRSLLKRYLIPDDPILLPTSLSIRMYPRPHQNIVSRYANENGIPEDSVYALMRQESFFKETATSRSNARGLMQIMPATGRELAQRMGISSYSLYEPETSIRLGTKFLAYLLKSNGNELKWASIAYNGGPGNLRKWKKSVYSGDFNHFLEDLPYKESRDYCRIVVSNFYAYDIMKKYHKL from the coding sequence ATGAGGCATTTTTGGTTAGCAAGTAGAATTCTTCTCTTTTTCACAACATCCCTATTTGCCGAAACAGACCTTCATTATTTCATTAAATCCCACCAGTGGGGTCAAATCGAATCACATTTCAGAAATACAACTCCCTCCAGGGAAAGTGAAGTTTATACTCTCATTGAATTTCATGAAAAGTCACCTAACGGAGACAAGGAGAAACGATTTCGGTATTTATTATCTCTCATACGTGGTGTTTTTGTAACTGACGCGAACGAAGAAGAAGTAAGAAAAATTCTCACACAAACCATGCCTTTCCAAACCACTCTTTTCAAATTGAGTTATTGGAAATTGTATAATGAAATCACTGCTAAGAATTACCTCACTCCCCAAGAAAGGATTTTATTTCTAAATCGACTGAATATGGAAGAAGATCCAATCTGCAGAAGGGTCCTCGACGAACAAATTCGATTGCTTGCAGCAAGTAACCAATGGAAAGAAATCACTGATAAAATCCAATCCATCCAAGATTCCCACAAACGTTATCTATTAACGGGTGATAGTTTGTACAGATATGGAAAAGCAAAACTCATTCTTGGAGATGAAAAAGGTGCCATTGAAGAATGGCTTAGTTGTTTACAAAAAGAAGGACTCCTCGACCAAACAGTCCAAATGATTGCTTCCGATTGGAGTAAATACAAAGGGAGTGGCAGTATCTTACAACTAAATCCATCAGAGATCACTTTATTTTTACCCGCAATCAATTCGAATGACAAGGAAGCATTGTTTCGGTCAAGACCAGAACTTTTTTCCAGCCGTCTCAATTACTACGAAGGATTCAAACACCTAACTTCTGTCCTCACTAAAGTTGGAAAAACAAATGAACTCTTTCGTGTTTTGCGTGCCAATAAATCCTTTGTGGATATGGATTCTTCTTGGATTGTAACACTTGCAGATACCTTATACCAACAAAACAAATTCCAACAAGCCATCGAACTTCTAAAAAGTTTTCCAGGAAAAGATGCTGGGTATTACCGAGTCCTTGCTGCCTCTTATGACAGGTTAGGTGACAAGGAACTTTATTTTGAAAACCTAATCTTATATTTGGGCAAATACCCGTTTAATTTATTTTACCAAGACAGACTTATTGAATACCTTGTGGAAAGAAAAGGAGAAAAATCCCATTACGCACCACTTGCCAAATTTGAAAGGGCTCTCGCTGAGATTCCAAATCTACCCGTCAAAGGAAGGTTAGTGTATTGGTATTTGAGATCCCTAAAAGAAAATGGGGAAACGGAACGTTTGAAAAAAGAATTAAAACGTTATTATGCGCTTTGCCCAGGTTCCTATTACACTCGGGTGATCCGAGAAGAGTTTTTATCCACGATTAAAGAATCAAACAAACCTGAAAACCCAACATACAACAAAGAATATTTGTTTGAATACTTGTCTTATACCGCAGGAATCCCGGAAGAATCGAGTGCCCTCATTGGACGTAACTTAGGTTTTGTGTATCCTAAAGATTCTTATGAACTGGGAAATAAACTGGGAGGCATGAGTTCTCGGATCCAAGGCCACAAACTTTTGAACCTTGCCAAAGAATACTTCCGCGTGGGAGAAGATAGCCTTGGACTCCATCTTGTGAACTTCCATGTCAAAAGGGAAAATCTTTCAGAAGATGAAAAAGATGAAATTTTAGTTGGGATCGGAGACCTAACACGTAACACCTATTATTCGGCCTTTCATACAAGATCCCTTCTCAAACGATACCTCATTCCTGATGATCCCATTTTATTGCCAACATCTCTATCGATTCGGATGTATCCTAGGCCTCACCAAAATATTGTATCACGTTATGCCAATGAAAATGGGATTCCTGAGGACAGTGTGTATGCACTCATGCGCCAAGAATCTTTTTTTAAGGAAACTGCCACCTCTAGGTCCAACGCGCGGGGCCTCATGCAAATCATGCCGGCCACGGGAAGAGAACTTGCCCAAAGGATGGGAATTTCGTCTTACTCTCTCTACGAACCAGAAACTTCCATTCGGTTGGGCACAAAGTTTTTAGCATACCTACTGAAATCAAATGGAAACGAATTAAAATGGGCATCGATTGCGTACAACGGTGGTCCAGGGAATTTGCGAAAATGGAAAAAATCTGTCTACTCAGGTGATTTTAACCATTTTTTAGAAGACTTACCTTATAAAGAATCAAGAGACTATTGTCGCATTGTCGTTTCGAATTTCTACGCATACGATATCATGAAAAAATACCATAAGTTGTAA
- a CDS encoding glycosyl transferase, whose product MKLYYYISGHGFGHISRSGNIIKRLLNEEFIEEIYLVSPRTSFIDFKHPKLKLRSLKLDVGIAQKDSLSIDLDSTKEELIHFEKSKSFLLKEETKFCKDNKIALILTDSSSFPITIALETGIPSIYLGNFTWDFIYRNYAKKDAYFGNLSEQLEVEYGFATEALVLPFQCPMPNFLEQTNIGLVGRKPTLLKEEARQILGFREDTTYILLSFGAYGLEGHTLNTDHLPKHIKLVANGVPGIQKEGILVPEVSHYPNLVTASDFVCTKPGYGILAECYYAKTPILYTDRGDFIEYLYLVSALDLYFRSAYLSLEKIISCEFDEALTYMRTVDGMTPKSELKTDGEEDVVRHLLEYT is encoded by the coding sequence ATGAAACTTTATTATTATATTTCAGGCCATGGGTTTGGCCATATCAGTCGCTCCGGCAACATCATTAAACGATTATTGAACGAGGAGTTCATAGAAGAAATTTATTTAGTTAGTCCTCGTACCAGTTTTATTGACTTCAAACATCCAAAATTAAAACTGCGTTCCCTAAAGTTAGATGTTGGTATTGCACAAAAAGATTCTTTGTCCATCGACTTAGATTCCACCAAAGAGGAACTCATCCATTTTGAAAAATCAAAATCCTTCTTATTAAAAGAAGAAACCAAATTTTGTAAAGATAACAAAATCGCACTCATCCTCACTGATAGTTCTTCTTTCCCAATTACAATTGCGTTAGAAACAGGAATTCCTAGTATCTATCTTGGGAATTTTACCTGGGATTTTATATATCGAAATTATGCAAAAAAGGATGCGTATTTTGGAAATTTGAGCGAACAATTGGAAGTAGAATATGGTTTTGCAACAGAAGCACTTGTATTACCTTTCCAATGCCCAATGCCAAATTTTTTAGAACAAACTAACATTGGTCTTGTGGGAAGAAAACCAACTCTCCTTAAGGAAGAGGCAAGGCAAATTTTGGGATTCAGAGAAGACACAACATATATTCTCCTTTCCTTTGGTGCCTATGGTTTAGAAGGACATACATTAAATACAGATCATTTACCAAAACATATCAAACTCGTTGCAAATGGGGTCCCAGGTATCCAAAAAGAAGGAATTTTGGTTCCAGAAGTTTCCCATTATCCAAACCTAGTGACAGCTTCTGATTTTGTATGTACAAAACCTGGTTATGGTATATTAGCAGAATGTTATTATGCAAAAACACCTATCCTATATACCGATCGCGGAGACTTCATTGAATACTTGTATTTGGTCAGTGCACTTGATTTGTATTTTCGATCAGCTTACCTCAGTTTAGAAAAAATTATTTCTTGTGAATTTGATGAAGCCCTGACATACATGAGAACAGTGGATGGAATGACACCCAAATCGGAACTAAAAACGGATGGCGAAGAAGATGTGGTTCGTCATTTGTTAGAATATACATAA
- a CDS encoding polymer-forming cytoskeletal protein: MALVKNQTEVTNSTIGENSYFNGKFFINGSLKIDGKFEGKSLQAEHLYIGVTGKVKTNITAASVIVEGIIVGNVTARNRVMLLPTSKILGDIKTPELIIQNGVILEGRCMISNDLKHSAKDLIELEYSKDSLSVEKIFGKQPNAKE; the protein is encoded by the coding sequence ATGGCATTAGTCAAAAATCAGACCGAAGTTACCAATTCAACTATTGGTGAGAATTCTTACTTCAACGGAAAATTCTTCATCAATGGATCTCTCAAAATTGACGGTAAATTCGAGGGTAAATCCCTCCAAGCCGAACACCTCTATATCGGTGTTACGGGAAAGGTCAAAACCAACATCACTGCAGCGAGTGTAATCGTAGAAGGGATTATTGTCGGAAACGTGACTGCTAGAAACCGCGTGATGCTCCTTCCCACTTCCAAAATCCTTGGGGACATCAAAACTCCTGAGCTCATCATCCAAAATGGGGTGATTTTAGAAGGTCGTTGTATGATTTCCAATGACCTCAAACACAGTGCAAAAGACCTGATCGAATTGGAATATTCCAAGGATTCACTCAGCGTCGAAAAGATTTTTGGGAAACAACCAAACGCCAAAGAATAA
- a CDS encoding SpoIIE family protein phosphatase, with product MKLTLYKTSFLFVFFGFLSLPIFPSDSEDTGERYIATKEFSYWIDPKSEVNVDSVLAEGKFQPIRENFANFGFLKGTLWLRLDPKKFPNPTKFPLLLIQAHNIDSVDMYFKHDGDSYIISKSGHIQPMFQREIPHRNFVFRMGHQKETILLAIKSDISLQFSLVFTNQRNLQREDYLTQWVYGLFFGSLGIIILYNLAIAFFVRDKSYFYYIGYVLFFGLGQLSLLGFWGYFFVPNSYYWKRVGIPVFFSICLFFFVLFTANFLKTKVRLPRTTRLYHLLGAFSLFNVCIALFGGIKESSIGVSWLSVSICLTLFGILVWGLKRKLRSFYYISIAFFLLLFTCIIYGLLKFGILPSNSFLEEMLFPIASLADITLFAFALADRIQLLRQEKDMALAQVTTLRRERKISRDILMQSLPKTNPDVKNLQTQIYIQPMKDVGGDFYEYYSPNPYELGIVLCDVSGHGIPASLISAMGKVAFTTQKDSISSPKQVLEGMNRVLYGNCTPQYVTASYLYLNNSTKVWRFGRAGHPSAFLQRATGEIIKVHPKGKIIGVFPEIQIDEITYPVFPKDRILLLSDGVLECFDPKGNMFGDTGLIEFLNTNRELPNHLFKGKLIQALESFSNREIKDWEDDLTFIFLELV from the coding sequence TTGAAACTCACCCTTTATAAAACCTCCTTCCTTTTTGTTTTTTTTGGTTTTTTATCCCTTCCCATTTTCCCAAGTGATTCTGAGGATACTGGCGAAAGATACATCGCCACAAAAGAATTTTCTTATTGGATAGATCCCAAATCGGAAGTGAATGTCGATTCAGTATTAGCGGAAGGAAAATTCCAACCCATTCGAGAAAATTTTGCCAATTTTGGTTTCCTAAAAGGAACTTTGTGGTTACGTCTTGACCCAAAGAAATTCCCAAATCCTACAAAATTCCCATTACTCCTAATTCAAGCGCATAATATCGATTCGGTGGATATGTATTTCAAACATGATGGTGATAGTTATATCATATCAAAATCCGGTCATATCCAACCGATGTTCCAAAGGGAAATTCCCCATAGAAATTTTGTATTTCGAATGGGACACCAGAAAGAGACAATTCTTTTAGCCATCAAATCTGATATATCATTGCAGTTTTCACTTGTTTTTACGAACCAGAGGAACCTACAAAGAGAAGATTATTTAACCCAATGGGTGTATGGATTATTTTTTGGAAGTTTGGGTATCATTATTTTATACAACCTTGCCATTGCTTTTTTTGTAAGAGATAAAAGTTATTTTTATTATATAGGTTATGTTTTATTTTTTGGTCTCGGACAGTTATCCCTGCTTGGATTTTGGGGATACTTTTTTGTTCCGAACTCCTATTATTGGAAACGAGTGGGGATTCCCGTATTTTTTAGCATCTGTCTATTTTTCTTCGTATTATTTACTGCAAATTTTTTAAAAACAAAAGTACGCCTACCAAGGACTACAAGACTTTATCATTTACTCGGTGCATTTTCATTATTTAATGTTTGTATTGCATTGTTTGGTGGAATCAAAGAATCATCGATAGGTGTAAGTTGGTTATCAGTTAGCATCTGCCTCACTTTATTTGGAATTTTAGTTTGGGGATTAAAAAGAAAACTTAGATCTTTTTATTATATATCCATCGCATTTTTTCTTTTACTATTCACCTGTATCATCTACGGATTACTAAAGTTTGGGATTTTACCAAGTAATTCATTTTTAGAGGAAATGTTATTTCCCATCGCATCACTTGCAGACATTACTTTATTTGCCTTTGCATTGGCTGATAGAATCCAATTACTCCGCCAAGAAAAAGACATGGCACTTGCCCAAGTCACAACCCTGAGGAGGGAAAGAAAAATCTCTCGTGACATTTTGATGCAATCGTTACCGAAAACAAATCCAGATGTAAAAAACCTACAAACTCAAATATACATCCAACCGATGAAAGATGTTGGTGGAGATTTTTACGAATACTATTCCCCAAATCCCTATGAGTTAGGAATTGTTTTATGTGACGTATCTGGGCATGGAATTCCAGCTTCTCTCATTTCAGCAATGGGAAAAGTAGCTTTTACAACACAAAAGGATTCAATCTCTTCCCCAAAACAAGTGTTAGAGGGAATGAACAGAGTTTTGTATGGGAATTGTACCCCTCAGTATGTAACTGCCTCTTATCTGTATCTAAACAATTCCACTAAAGTTTGGCGTTTTGGAAGGGCAGGACACCCAAGTGCATTTTTACAAAGAGCAACTGGGGAAATTATCAAAGTCCATCCCAAAGGGAAAATCATTGGTGTGTTTCCTGAAATCCAAATTGATGAAATCACTTATCCCGTATTTCCAAAAGACCGCATTTTACTTTTGAGTGATGGAGTTTTGGAATGTTTTGATCCCAAAGGGAATATGTTCGGTGATACTGGACTTATCGAATTTTTAAATACCAACCGTGAACTTCCGAACCATTTGTTTAAAGGAAAACTCATCCAAGCGTTGGAGTCATTTTCAAATCGGGAAATAAAAGACTGGGAGGACGACCTAACCTTTATTTTTCTGGAATTGGTATGA
- a CDS encoding citrate synthase — MSEKAILKVDGKEFELPIVAGSENEMAIDITKLRQLSGYVTIDSGYLNTGACTSEITFLDGEKGILRYRGIPIEDLAAKSTFTEVAYLLIYGKLPNDAQLKEWNGSITKHTMIHEDLKRLFNGFPKDGHPMAIMSCMMGCLSTYYQDSYDPMNEEHREISIIRLLAKFPTIAAYAYKKSIGQPIIHPLNELDYASNFLNMMFAVPAEDYHIDQEIVSALNLLLILHADHEQNCSTSTVRLVGSSLANLYGAISAGILALWGPRHGGANQEVLEMLEGIKKSGLSVKKIVEQAKDKNSSFRLNGFGHRVYKNFDPRAKIIKVACDKVLNKLGIKDPLLDIAKELEEAALNDPYFVERKLYPNVDFYSGIIYRALGIPTNMFTVMFAMGRLPGWIAQWKEMIEDPNLKIGRPRQIYTGPKEISYETAKKQA; from the coding sequence ATGTCCGAAAAGGCAATTCTGAAAGTGGATGGAAAAGAGTTCGAACTTCCGATCGTTGCGGGAAGTGAAAACGAAATGGCAATTGATATTACAAAACTCCGCCAATTGTCCGGTTATGTTACGATTGATTCCGGTTATTTAAATACAGGTGCATGTACAAGTGAAATCACTTTTCTTGATGGTGAAAAAGGAATTTTAAGATACCGTGGAATTCCCATCGAAGATTTAGCAGCAAAGTCTACCTTTACAGAAGTGGCTTATTTACTCATCTACGGAAAACTTCCAAATGATGCACAGCTCAAAGAATGGAATGGTTCCATCACAAAACATACAATGATCCATGAAGACCTCAAGCGTCTTTTCAATGGTTTCCCAAAAGATGGACACCCGATGGCAATCATGTCTTGTATGATGGGTTGTTTGTCTACCTACTACCAAGATAGTTATGATCCAATGAATGAGGAACATAGAGAAATTTCCATCATTCGCCTTCTTGCAAAATTTCCAACCATCGCTGCTTATGCTTACAAAAAGTCAATTGGCCAACCCATCATCCATCCATTAAACGAGTTGGATTATGCATCTAACTTTCTTAATATGATGTTTGCTGTTCCAGCAGAAGACTACCATATCGATCAAGAAATTGTATCGGCACTTAATTTGCTTCTCATTTTACATGCAGACCATGAACAAAATTGTTCCACATCTACAGTGCGACTTGTAGGGTCATCACTTGCTAACTTGTATGGTGCGATTTCTGCAGGGATCCTTGCTCTCTGGGGACCTCGCCATGGTGGTGCCAACCAAGAAGTTTTGGAAATGTTAGAAGGGATTAAAAAAAGTGGTTTGTCTGTGAAAAAAATTGTAGAACAAGCCAAAGACAAAAACTCAAGTTTCCGTTTAAATGGATTTGGTCACCGTGTTTACAAAAACTTTGACCCACGTGCAAAAATCATCAAAGTTGCTTGTGACAAGGTTTTAAACAAACTTGGAATCAAAGACCCACTCCTTGACATCGCAAAAGAACTGGAAGAAGCAGCTCTCAATGATCCATACTTTGTAGAAAGAAAACTCTATCCAAACGTAGACTTCTACTCTGGTATCATTTACCGAGCTCTTGGAATTCCGACAAACATGTTCACTGTGATGTTTGCTATGGGAAGATTACCAGGTTGGATTGCACAATGGAAAGAAATGATCGAAGACCCGAACTTAAAAATTGGTCGCCCAAGACAAATTTACACTGGTCCAAAAGAAATTTCTTACGAAACTGCAAAAAAACAAGCGTAA
- a CDS encoding class I SAM-dependent methyltransferase, with translation MTKSYELLDSGDLSKLEIVGGYKLQRSSPTSAYGKETPEIWKDLHATYIKNDSGSGHWNFQKKVPESFTIDFSNLTFKIKLTPFGHIGLFPEQETNWNRIREIGKKKQGLEVLNLFAYSGGSTLACLDAGMSVCHVDASKGMVDWARENAKLSGLDSKPVRWIVDDVMKFIRREIKRGKKYQGLILDPPSFGRGSKGEVWKIEENLSELMDALMELSDSKPEFVILSCHSQGFSPLTLERILSSRIKTKGSYETTELYIPETSGKKYPAGFCTFFKKS, from the coding sequence ATGACAAAAAGTTACGAATTATTGGATTCTGGTGACCTATCCAAATTAGAAATTGTGGGCGGTTATAAACTACAACGTTCCTCCCCTACTTCCGCCTATGGCAAAGAAACTCCTGAGATCTGGAAAGACTTACATGCTACTTATATCAAAAATGATTCTGGCTCTGGGCACTGGAATTTCCAAAAAAAAGTTCCCGAAAGTTTCACCATCGATTTTTCGAACCTAACATTTAAAATCAAACTCACTCCCTTTGGTCATATTGGCCTTTTTCCCGAACAAGAAACCAACTGGAACCGGATCCGTGAAATCGGCAAAAAAAAACAAGGGCTCGAAGTATTGAATTTATTCGCTTATTCTGGTGGATCCACACTGGCTTGCCTTGATGCAGGAATGAGTGTTTGCCATGTGGATGCATCTAAAGGGATGGTGGACTGGGCGCGGGAAAATGCAAAACTTTCAGGGCTCGATTCCAAACCAGTTCGTTGGATTGTGGATGATGTGATGAAATTCATCCGACGTGAAATCAAACGTGGGAAAAAATACCAAGGCCTCATCCTTGATCCACCCAGTTTTGGGCGTGGTTCCAAAGGAGAAGTTTGGAAGATTGAAGAAAACTTATCAGAGCTTATGGATGCACTGATGGAGCTCTCTGACTCCAAACCAGAATTTGTCATCCTCAGTTGCCATAGCCAAGGATTTAGCCCACTAACTTTGGAACGAATTCTTTCTTCTCGGATCAAAACCAAAGGGAGTTACGAAACCACTGAACTCTACATACCAGAAACTTCAGGCAAAAAATACCCTGCAGGTTTTTGCACATTTTTTAAAAAATCATAA
- a CDS encoding DUF342 domain-containing protein: MPGSDSYTDRILQDLEASENGYFQIENSNGKAILKITKPGAKGKKVEYKDVLARVQLFGVEGYQTEQLKKIVVLADGKPVEIGTWSKGDPVPSYADISVSDDAMEAKMVLHPPKHGGPLLTEYQLREQIAAVGVSVGIIDSVIQNQIKNPEFFVPYVIAKGVLPIPGKDGEIKIHFRSDNKPQLEEDEHGRINYKNIGVIQSVKPGDLIAEKIPPKKGEFGKTVTGTILPYQEEKIIEWILGPNVELKGDKLYAKIAGRPVLSAAWEIKVDEVIQLEAVDYSTGNIDFPGTIIVEEKIGDGFSLTTSGSIIIRNSVGKAFLKAKGDIVLSGGFMGRGEGYIESEGNIYAKFVEQGKLTAQGSIFVEEAVMHSEISAKDFIRVIGGRGEVIGGTIIAGNSLTCAKLGAVVETKTKVAIGTPPELLDELNRMKKEISEKEITLHKVQLTLTKLAEKSQKKELSQEEKDTITKLKDANDKFTKVLETQTKQFETALGSYEPNPEAFVDVEREVFPGVDLSFGAGKNYRMGMSSLVGKTKFYLGTDGSIQTERNVIRKEDDLLL; encoded by the coding sequence ATGCCAGGTTCTGACTCTTATACCGATCGAATTTTACAAGATTTGGAAGCATCCGAAAATGGATATTTTCAAATTGAAAATTCCAATGGAAAAGCCATTTTAAAAATTACCAAACCTGGTGCAAAAGGCAAAAAAGTAGAATACAAAGATGTCCTAGCACGTGTTCAACTTTTTGGAGTTGAAGGTTACCAAACAGAACAATTAAAAAAAATCGTTGTGCTTGCCGACGGAAAACCTGTGGAAATTGGAACATGGTCCAAAGGGGATCCAGTTCCCTCGTATGCAGATATCAGTGTTTCCGATGATGCAATGGAAGCAAAAATGGTCCTCCACCCTCCAAAACATGGAGGCCCACTACTCACCGAATACCAATTAAGGGAACAAATTGCAGCGGTAGGAGTTTCAGTTGGTATCATCGATTCAGTTATCCAAAACCAAATTAAAAATCCCGAATTTTTTGTTCCTTATGTCATTGCAAAAGGTGTCCTCCCGATTCCTGGTAAAGATGGAGAGATCAAAATCCACTTCCGATCTGACAACAAACCGCAGTTAGAAGAAGATGAACATGGACGAATCAATTATAAAAATATTGGTGTCATACAATCTGTAAAACCGGGTGATCTCATAGCTGAAAAAATCCCACCCAAAAAAGGTGAATTTGGAAAAACTGTCACAGGTACCATACTTCCTTACCAAGAAGAAAAAATCATTGAATGGATCCTTGGCCCAAACGTAGAACTGAAAGGGGACAAACTGTACGCTAAGATTGCAGGCCGTCCTGTACTATCAGCTGCATGGGAAATCAAAGTCGATGAAGTCATCCAATTAGAAGCTGTGGATTATTCAACTGGCAATATCGATTTTCCAGGTACCATCATTGTGGAGGAAAAAATTGGAGATGGGTTTAGTCTCACAACGAGTGGAAGTATCATCATTCGTAACTCAGTCGGCAAAGCATTTCTAAAAGCAAAGGGTGACATTGTCCTATCAGGTGGGTTTATGGGCCGAGGGGAAGGATACATTGAATCCGAAGGAAATATCTATGCCAAATTTGTAGAACAGGGGAAACTCACTGCCCAAGGTTCTATCTTTGTAGAAGAAGCAGTTATGCATTCAGAAATTTCCGCAAAAGATTTTATCCGTGTGATTGGTGGACGTGGGGAAGTGATTGGGGGAACGATCATTGCAGGCAATTCTCTCACTTGTGCCAAACTCGGAGCTGTGGTGGAAACCAAAACCAAAGTGGCCATAGGAACTCCACCAGAACTTTTAGATGAACTCAATCGAATGAAAAAAGAAATTTCGGAAAAAGAAATCACTCTTCATAAAGTCCAACTCACTCTTACAAAACTCGCTGAAAAAAGCCAAAAAAAAGAACTAAGCCAAGAGGAAAAAGACACCATCACCAAACTAAAAGATGCAAATGATAAATTCACAAAAGTGTTGGAAACACAAACCAAACAATTTGAAACAGCACTTGGATCGTATGAACCAAATCCTGAAGCCTTCGTGGATGTAGAAAGAGAAGTATTTCCTGGGGTGGATTTAAGTTTTGGAGCTGGGAAAAATTACCGAATGGGAATGAGTTCCCTTGTTGGAAAAACTAAATTTTATTTAGGAACCGATGGTTCCATCCAAACAGAACGAAACGTAATCAGAAAAGAAGACGACTTACTCCTCTAA
- a CDS encoding TrmH family RNA methyltransferase produces the protein MKQQRSSITSFSNPKVKWVSGLKDKRNRDEEKKFFIEGYREIKKAITGNQKSSIPCLTANITSVFISPECFLGENEEELISSLRCPIYELPRKIFEKISYRDRPDGLIAVADTPNANVPWEQIKSIQTNPILIIEGVEKPGNLGTILRTAEGAGVGLVIVTDPRIDLFNPNVVRASTGTIFTLPVYIGDLKEVLSEFHNKGYKRYAVTPEGKTLYSSVDMKEKSVFLFGSEQYGLSPIAKELADTTLFLPMLGEADSLNLAMSCGIVLYESIRQRSK, from the coding sequence ATGAAACAACAACGATCCTCCATCACAAGTTTCTCTAATCCAAAAGTAAAATGGGTAAGCGGTCTCAAAGATAAAAGAAATCGAGACGAAGAGAAAAAATTTTTCATCGAAGGTTACAGAGAAATCAAAAAAGCCATCACGGGGAATCAAAAATCGTCTATCCCTTGTTTAACGGCAAACATCACAAGTGTATTCATTTCTCCTGAATGTTTTTTAGGAGAAAATGAGGAAGAACTGATTTCTTCCCTTCGTTGTCCAATCTACGAACTACCAAGAAAAATTTTTGAAAAGATATCCTATCGTGATAGGCCAGATGGTCTCATTGCCGTTGCAGACACACCTAATGCAAATGTTCCTTGGGAACAAATCAAATCCATCCAAACCAATCCGATTCTCATCATCGAAGGTGTTGAAAAACCGGGAAACCTTGGCACCATCCTTCGGACTGCAGAAGGTGCAGGTGTTGGACTTGTCATTGTCACTGACCCAAGGATTGATCTCTTTAATCCCAATGTGGTCAGAGCAAGCACTGGTACAATATTCACACTCCCCGTATACATTGGAGATTTAAAGGAAGTTTTGTCTGAGTTTCATAACAAAGGATACAAACGGTATGCGGTCACACCAGAAGGGAAAACCTTATACAGTTCCGTTGACATGAAAGAGAAATCTGTTTTTTTATTTGGTAGCGAACAATATGGACTGAGTCCAATTGCCAAGGAACTTGCTGATACAACCTTATTCCTACCGATGCTCGGAGAAGCGGATTCTCTCAATTTAGCTATGTCCTGTGGAATCGTTTTGTACGAATCCATCCGCCAAAGATCCAAATGA